A window of Lacibacter sediminis contains these coding sequences:
- a CDS encoding VPS10 domain-containing protein → MQKYFLVALLLAATTINAQTKPDTSKSDLNKQFSAVKWRSIGPFRGGRSNCGTGVPGDINTYYMGTTGGGLWKTDDLGLNWTNISDGYFKTGSVGAVAVPESDANVVYVGMGEHAVRGVMTHHGDGVYKSTDAGKTWKQMGLEATQHIARIVVHPKDPNTLLVAAQGALYSKSKERGIYKSTDGGATWKNVLFVNENTGCNELSMDMNNPRIIYASMWEHGRKPWQVISGGAGSGLYKSVDGGDTWQKLTNGLPTEMGKMSIAVSRSNPEKVYALIESDSEKEAGGLFVSNNAGASWSRITDDHRLIQRAWYYIELFIDPNNDQTIYVLSAPALRSRDGGKTWENLSGTHGDYHDLWINPKNSNNMIISNDGGCSVSVNFAKTWSPQNQMPTAQFYRINVDNQFPYRIYAGQQDNTSVSIPHRSFGGSSITASDWEASAGGESAFLAFNPDDPRYVLGGSYQGTIEVLDTKAKASTNIMPAPIQYLGKDAKDIKYRYNWNAPIIWSKHEPNTYYHGSQLLLKTTDMGRSWKEVSPDLTRNEKEKQGKGGVPYTNEAVGAENYGTLAYVLESPLEKGVIYTGSDDGYVYVTKDGCATWTNITPTGLQECLINAIEVSPHDKATVYIATTRYKFNDHTPGLYKSTDYGKTWTKINNGIPNNAFTRVVREDDVRKDLLYAGTELGVYISFDGGKQWQPFQLNLPVTPITDLRVHKGDLIAATSGRSFWVLDDLHVLRQYKKEQSGLQLVQPEDAYIANGFSAMNAANATGVGRGAGVNPANGVVLYYNLPELKATDTVTMTITDAKGKLIRSFSTVVENAAYYDGAPPPNPSLSKQKGLNRFVWDMRHATMPGIPNVYIESSYAGHKAIPGTYTVTIKAGTQQTTTTAVIAANPLYPTTPAEYAAYDALMSTMEADVTVMHNLINKLNGKRLQIDDLVKNLMDTKYAAIKKEAEALSKDMKAWDEDMVQRKSKAYDDVENFPNKFTANYLFLINQTESDIPRVNQPSLDLKKEYDAQWTTLKQRADALEVRLNALNKKLSEAGVGPIWK, encoded by the coding sequence ATGCAGAAATATTTCCTCGTTGCTCTTCTTCTCGCAGCAACAACCATCAACGCACAAACAAAACCCGACACAAGCAAGTCTGATCTCAACAAACAATTCTCCGCTGTCAAATGGCGCAGTATCGGACCTTTCCGTGGTGGACGTTCAAACTGTGGCACAGGTGTACCCGGCGACATCAACACCTATTACATGGGCACCACAGGTGGTGGTTTGTGGAAGACCGATGATCTTGGTCTCAACTGGACGAATATCTCCGATGGTTATTTTAAAACAGGAAGCGTAGGTGCAGTGGCTGTGCCGGAGAGCGATGCCAATGTTGTGTATGTTGGTATGGGTGAACATGCAGTGCGTGGTGTAATGACGCATCATGGTGATGGTGTGTACAAGAGTACTGATGCGGGAAAAACATGGAAACAAATGGGACTTGAAGCCACACAACATATTGCACGCATTGTGGTGCATCCAAAAGATCCCAATACATTATTAGTTGCAGCACAGGGAGCATTGTATAGCAAGAGTAAAGAGCGTGGTATTTATAAATCAACAGATGGTGGTGCAACCTGGAAGAATGTATTGTTTGTAAATGAAAACACAGGTTGTAATGAATTAAGTATGGACATGAATAATCCACGCATCATCTATGCATCGATGTGGGAGCATGGCCGCAAACCCTGGCAGGTGATCAGCGGTGGTGCAGGAAGCGGATTGTATAAATCTGTTGATGGTGGTGATACATGGCAGAAGTTAACCAACGGACTGCCAACGGAAATGGGGAAGATGTCCATTGCCGTTAGTCGTTCCAATCCTGAGAAAGTTTATGCACTCATTGAAAGCGATAGTGAAAAAGAAGCAGGTGGTTTATTTGTAAGCAATAATGCAGGTGCAAGCTGGAGCCGGATTACAGATGATCATCGTCTCATTCAACGTGCATGGTATTATATTGAACTCTTTATCGATCCCAATAATGACCAAACCATTTATGTGTTAAGTGCGCCTGCACTCCGTTCAAGAGATGGCGGCAAAACATGGGAAAATCTCAGCGGCACACACGGCGATTATCATGATCTCTGGATCAATCCAAAGAATTCAAACAACATGATCATCAGTAACGATGGAGGTTGTTCCGTATCAGTCAACTTTGCAAAAACATGGAGTCCGCAAAATCAAATGCCTACGGCACAGTTCTACCGCATCAATGTCGATAACCAGTTTCCGTATCGCATCTATGCAGGTCAGCAGGATAATACGTCTGTTTCTATTCCGCATCGTTCATTTGGTGGAAGTTCTATTACCGCCAGCGATTGGGAAGCATCAGCAGGTGGCGAAAGTGCTTTCCTTGCATTTAATCCTGACGATCCCCGTTATGTATTGGGTGGAAGTTACCAGGGTACCATTGAAGTACTCGATACAAAGGCAAAAGCAAGTACCAACATTATGCCTGCACCGATTCAGTATCTCGGTAAAGATGCAAAAGATATCAAGTACCGTTACAATTGGAATGCACCCATCATCTGGAGCAAACATGAACCGAACACATACTATCATGGTTCACAATTGTTGTTGAAGACCACTGATATGGGTCGCAGTTGGAAAGAAGTATCACCCGATCTTACACGTAACGAAAAAGAAAAACAAGGCAAAGGTGGTGTGCCTTATACCAACGAAGCAGTGGGAGCAGAGAACTATGGTACACTTGCATACGTTCTGGAATCGCCATTGGAAAAAGGCGTGATCTATACCGGTAGTGATGATGGTTATGTGTATGTAACAAAAGATGGTTGTGCCACCTGGACCAATATTACACCAACAGGTTTACAGGAATGTTTGATCAATGCTATTGAAGTATCGCCACACGATAAAGCAACCGTGTACATTGCCACCACACGTTATAAGTTTAATGATCATACACCTGGTTTATACAAATCGACCGACTATGGCAAAACATGGACAAAGATCAACAACGGCATTCCGAACAATGCGTTTACAAGAGTCGTGCGTGAAGATGATGTGCGGAAAGATTTGTTGTATGCAGGTACAGAGTTAGGTGTGTACATTTCTTTTGATGGCGGTAAACAATGGCAACCGTTTCAATTGAATTTACCCGTTACACCAATCACCGATCTGCGTGTACACAAAGGCGATCTCATTGCAGCAACATCAGGTCGCAGTTTTTGGGTATTGGATGATCTGCATGTATTGCGTCAATACAAAAAAGAACAAAGCGGTTTACAATTGGTTCAACCCGAAGATGCGTATATCGCCAATGGTTTCAGTGCGATGAATGCAGCCAATGCAACAGGTGTAGGTCGTGGCGCTGGTGTAAACCCTGCCAACGGTGTGGTGCTGTATTACAACTTACCAGAACTGAAAGCAACGGATACTGTAACAATGACCATCACTGATGCAAAAGGTAAACTCATCCGCAGCTTTAGTACAGTTGTAGAGAATGCAGCGTATTACGATGGTGCACCACCGCCGAATCCTTCACTCAGCAAACAAAAAGGATTGAATCGTTTTGTGTGGGATATGCGTCATGCAACCATGCCCGGCATACCGAATGTTTATATCGAAAGCAGTTATGCAGGACATAAAGCTATTCCCGGTACCTACACTGTTACCATCAAAGCAGGCACACAGCAAACAACCACCACGGCTGTGATTGCTGCCAATCCTCTATACCCCACAACGCCTGCTGAATATGCTGCTTATGATGCGTTGATGAGTACAATGGAAGCTGATGTAACGGTGATGCACAACCTCATTAACAAACTCAACGGAAAGCGTTTGCAGATTGATGACCTCGTGAAGAATTTAATGGATACCAAATACGCAGCCATCAAAAAAGAAGCAGAAGCGTTGAGCAAAGACATGAAAGCATGGGACGAAGACATGGTGCAGCGCAAAAGCAAAGCTTATGATGATGTAGAGAATTTCCCGAATAAGTTTACCGCCAACTATCTCTTCCTGATTAACCAAACCGAAAGTGATATTCCAAGAGTAAACCAGCCAAGCCTTGATTTGAAAAAAGAATACGATGCACAATGGACAACGCTAAAACAAAGAGCCGATGCATTGGAAGTTCGTTTGAATGCGTTGAATAAGAAATTGAGTGAAGCGGGAGTGGGGCCGATTTGGAAGTAG
- a CDS encoding DUF4242 domain-containing protein has translation MKSITKHRYLFMTMLLFAGFTSKAQTSNTTSKKEPVMKTYLIERDIPGAGQFTPVDLKAISQKSCSVLTEMGPKIKWLHSYVTGNKIYCVYQAENEELLREHGKKGGFPVTNITEIGTTISPATAKE, from the coding sequence ATGAAATCAATCACGAAACACCGCTATTTGTTTATGACGATGTTATTGTTTGCCGGTTTTACTTCGAAGGCACAAACAAGTAACACCACTTCTAAAAAGGAACCTGTGATGAAAACCTATCTTATTGAAAGAGATATTCCCGGTGCCGGTCAATTTACACCTGTTGATCTGAAAGCTATTTCACAAAAATCCTGCAGTGTATTAACAGAGATGGGCCCAAAAATCAAGTGGCTGCACAGTTATGTAACAGGTAATAAAATTTACTGTGTGTATCAGGCCGAAAACGAAGAACTTTTACGTGAGCATGGAAAGAAAGGTGGCTTCCCTGTTACCAATATCACAGAGATTGGAACAACCATCAGTCCTGCAACAGCGAAAGAATAA
- a CDS encoding helix-turn-helix domain-containing protein → MQTRFYIPHPLLQEFVQCIMLVHAEIDPEVPAVLCPYPPTPQNSLFFYINDRIKVQQEGTDTFILQPRSVIVGPQLNRVTIDINRDHKAVRVGLHPGGLHRLLGLSMAEMIDGSYDAEDVFGNEMNELNEKMQEANSFDAIKDVVELFLLKKAKSLKDILPFDKAMLELLRVEGNVSIEKLASMACLSLRQFERVSKERIGLPPKLFSRIVRFSKAYRLKEQMPGISWTKIAYECNYFDQMHLIRDFKQFAGVAPGVIEKELGDTPVRLQASLRL, encoded by the coding sequence TTGCAAACCAGATTTTATATACCTCATCCTTTGTTGCAGGAGTTTGTGCAATGCATTATGCTGGTGCATGCAGAAATAGATCCCGAAGTGCCTGCTGTGTTATGTCCTTATCCACCCACACCGCAAAATTCATTGTTCTTCTATATCAACGACAGGATCAAAGTGCAGCAGGAAGGAACTGATACATTTATCCTGCAACCACGCAGTGTTATTGTTGGTCCGCAACTGAACCGTGTAACCATCGATATCAACAGGGATCACAAAGCAGTACGTGTAGGTCTTCATCCCGGCGGTTTGCATCGCCTGCTTGGTTTGTCAATGGCTGAAATGATCGACGGCAGTTATGATGCAGAAGATGTATTTGGCAATGAAATGAATGAGCTCAATGAAAAAATGCAGGAAGCAAATAGTTTTGATGCCATTAAAGATGTGGTGGAACTATTCCTGTTGAAAAAAGCAAAAAGTTTAAAAGATATCTTACCGTTTGATAAAGCAATGCTGGAGTTGTTGCGTGTTGAAGGAAATGTATCCATCGAAAAACTTGCATCGATGGCTTGTTTAAGTCTGCGCCAGTTTGAACGGGTGAGCAAAGAACGTATTGGTCTTCCGCCGAAGTTATTCTCCAGGATCGTTCGTTTTTCAAAAGCTTACCGGCTCAAAGAACAGATGCCCGGCATCAGCTGGACAAAGATCGCCTATGAATGTAATTACTTCGACCAGATGCATCTCATCCGTGACTTTAAACAGTTTGCCGGTGTGGCACCGGGTGTCATCGAAAAAGAACTGGGCGATACACCTGTTCGTTTGCAGGCATCTCTTCGTTTATAA
- a CDS encoding aminotransferase class V-fold PLP-dependent enzyme, producing the protein MEQNRKDFLKQLGSGLVIAGIPSIALANTNTSIDENDFTAEGAATDEKFWKKIAKKYYELDGDYINLENGFYGIQPKPVLEVFKKNIVKANAQAARFARKDYPAIAAAAKKEVAAFLGVADEEIIITRNATEALNIAIQGYPFKQGDEVILNQLDYFSMIETFRMLEKRGEISVKEFEMPLLPKSEDEIVEIYRKLITDKTRVILLTHVSNINGLIVPVAKIAAMAKERGVDVMTDSAHALGQIKFSLKELNSDFVGMNLHKWIGNPVGAGILYVKKERIKELKALFGDTSAAETSINKLAHFGTTPFAVNMTIPTSLVFQQQLGIERISARLHYLKSLWVNELKEHPNVEVAVPAEFSCGIASFRIKNKTAAEVADYLFKQHKIFTVARTLGKDGCVRVTPSVYNSADEVRQFIIAVKACAAS; encoded by the coding sequence ATGGAACAGAACAGGAAAGATTTTTTGAAACAACTGGGCAGCGGGTTGGTGATTGCAGGTATACCATCCATTGCTTTGGCAAATACCAATACATCAATTGATGAAAATGATTTTACTGCTGAAGGTGCTGCCACAGATGAAAAATTCTGGAAGAAGATCGCTAAGAAATATTATGAACTGGATGGAGACTATATCAATCTTGAAAATGGATTCTATGGCATTCAGCCAAAGCCCGTGTTAGAAGTATTTAAAAAGAATATTGTAAAGGCCAATGCACAGGCGGCAAGGTTTGCACGAAAAGATTATCCTGCTATTGCTGCTGCTGCAAAGAAAGAAGTAGCTGCTTTCTTAGGTGTTGCGGATGAAGAGATCATCATTACTCGTAATGCAACGGAAGCATTAAATATTGCTATACAGGGTTATCCGTTTAAACAGGGTGATGAAGTGATCCTGAATCAACTCGATTATTTCAGTATGATCGAAACATTTCGTATGCTGGAGAAAAGAGGAGAGATCAGCGTCAAAGAATTTGAAATGCCGTTGTTGCCCAAAAGTGAAGACGAGATCGTAGAGATCTATCGTAAATTGATCACCGATAAAACAAGAGTGATCCTGCTCACGCATGTTTCAAATATCAATGGCTTGATTGTGCCGGTTGCAAAAATTGCAGCAATGGCTAAAGAAAGGGGAGTGGATGTAATGACCGATTCAGCACATGCATTAGGACAAATAAAATTCAGCTTGAAAGAATTGAATTCAGATTTTGTGGGAATGAACCTGCACAAATGGATCGGTAATCCTGTTGGTGCAGGAATTCTTTATGTGAAAAAGGAACGCATAAAGGAACTGAAAGCGTTGTTTGGTGATACAAGTGCAGCAGAAACAAGTATCAATAAGCTGGCTCATTTTGGTACAACTCCTTTTGCAGTGAACATGACCATTCCAACCAGTCTTGTATTTCAACAGCAGTTGGGTATTGAACGAATTTCAGCAAGACTGCATTATCTCAAAAGTTTGTGGGTAAACGAGTTGAAAGAACATCCGAACGTTGAAGTAGCTGTGCCCGCTGAGTTCTCCTGCGGTATTGCTTCTTTCCGCATAAAAAATAAAACAGCAGCAGAAGTAGCTGATTATTTATTTAAGCAACATAAGATATTTACAGTGGCCCGCACATTAGGAAAAGATGGTTGTGTGCGTGTTACACCGTCAGTGTATAATTCAGCAGATGAAGTAAGGCAGTTTATAATTGCGGTAAAAGCCTGCGCAGCTTCCTGA
- a CDS encoding NIPSNAP family protein, with product MSEKQTEASVMNAFLCFVYLHRTSSCYMKKKINKFLLIASLLLFFVLQSGHAAEAPAREYYQLTVYHYSSNEQEQVLDTYLQQALIPALHRINIKSVGVFKAIANDTAVVKKLYVLIPLKSLTAVTELTKKLSSDKAYLASGAAYLNAVYTAAPYTRMETILLQAFSLAPVMQLPQLKSPKKERVYELRSYESATEKIFQNKVHMFNEGDEIGLFKRLNFNAIFYSEVIAGSKMPNLMYMTSFENMADRDAHWKSFGSDPAWKKLSAMPEYKNNVSHIDIMFLRPTDYSDY from the coding sequence ATGAGCGAAAAACAAACAGAAGCATCGGTGATGAATGCTTTCCTTTGTTTTGTTTATCTTCATCGCACAAGCAGTTGTTATATGAAAAAAAAGATAAATAAGTTTTTACTCATTGCATCGTTATTGTTGTTTTTTGTTCTTCAGTCGGGGCATGCTGCCGAAGCTCCTGCCCGTGAATATTATCAGCTCACAGTTTATCATTACAGCAGTAATGAACAGGAGCAAGTGTTAGATACTTATCTGCAGCAGGCATTGATACCTGCCCTGCATCGCATCAACATTAAATCAGTGGGAGTATTTAAAGCAATTGCTAATGATACAGCTGTTGTGAAAAAATTATATGTGTTGATTCCGCTCAAATCGTTAACTGCAGTTACTGAGCTGACGAAAAAACTATCGTCCGACAAAGCTTACCTGGCAAGTGGGGCCGCTTATTTGAATGCGGTGTATACTGCAGCTCCGTATACAAGAATGGAAACAATTCTGTTGCAGGCTTTTTCGCTGGCACCTGTTATGCAACTGCCGCAACTGAAATCACCAAAGAAAGAACGTGTGTATGAATTACGCAGCTACGAAAGTGCAACGGAAAAGATCTTTCAGAACAAAGTGCACATGTTTAATGAAGGTGATGAGATCGGTTTATTCAAACGGTTAAACTTCAACGCTATTTTTTACAGCGAAGTAATTGCCGGCAGCAAAATGCCCAACCTGATGTATATGACCAGCTTTGAAAATATGGCCGACAGAGATGCGCATTGGAAGAGTTTTGGCAGCGATCCCGCCTGGAAGAAGCTATCCGCCATGCCGGAGTACAAGAACAATGTATCGCATATTGATATCATGTTTCTTCGCCCCACCGACTATTCAGATTATTAA
- a CDS encoding fasciclin domain-containing protein, with translation MKKFLMLSAIAIAFTSVVSAQKTVVDIAVGSEKHTTLVAAVKAADLVATLQSAGPFTVFAPVNAAFDKLPAGTVATLLKPENKATLTKVLTYHVVAGNIDAAGVVKAITEGKGKAVLTTVSGGKLTASLVDGKVILTDENGGTATVVATDLKAGNGIVHVIDGVVLPK, from the coding sequence ATGAAAAAGTTTCTCATGTTGTCTGCAATTGCGATTGCATTCACTTCAGTTGTATCTGCACAAAAAACAGTAGTTGATATTGCTGTTGGTTCTGAAAAGCATACCACATTAGTTGCCGCAGTTAAAGCCGCTGATCTGGTTGCTACTTTACAAAGCGCTGGTCCGTTCACTGTATTTGCACCTGTAAATGCTGCGTTCGACAAATTACCTGCAGGCACAGTAGCAACATTATTAAAGCCTGAAAACAAAGCAACATTAACAAAGGTATTGACCTACCATGTAGTGGCAGGTAATATTGATGCTGCGGGAGTTGTAAAAGCAATTACAGAAGGAAAGGGCAAAGCTGTTTTAACCACAGTAAGCGGTGGTAAGTTAACCGCATCACTTGTTGATGGTAAAGTAATTTTAACTGATGAGAATGGTGGCACAGCAACTGTTGTAGCTACTGATCTTAAAGCAGGCAATGGTATTGTGCATGTAATTGACGGAGTAGTTCTTCCTAAATAA
- a CDS encoding SDR family oxidoreductase, whose amino-acid sequence MNMIDGKVAYITGGTKGIGYGIAKSLLEKGMKVAITGRSLQSAVKAAEALSTDPSKVLALESDVSSLASEKKAVEAVIAHFGKLDVVVANAGVGHFASIEDLTEQLWKETIDTNLTGVFNTVKAGIDPLKQTKGYIITIASLAGTNFFENASAYNASKFGLVGFTQAVMLDLRKYGIKVTTIMPGSVATYFNNHVPNDADAWKIQPEDIGELVINILQMNPRTLPSKIEVRPSMPPGK is encoded by the coding sequence AATATGATAGACGGGAAAGTAGCCTACATAACTGGCGGAACAAAAGGTATTGGTTATGGCATTGCCAAATCGTTATTGGAGAAAGGAATGAAGGTTGCCATTACGGGACGTTCTTTACAATCGGCAGTAAAAGCTGCTGAAGCGTTGAGTACAGATCCTTCAAAAGTATTGGCACTGGAATCAGATGTAAGTTCACTGGCATCGGAGAAAAAAGCAGTGGAAGCCGTGATTGCTCACTTTGGCAAATTGGATGTGGTTGTTGCAAATGCAGGTGTTGGTCATTTTGCATCGATTGAAGATTTAACGGAGCAGCTATGGAAAGAAACGATCGACACAAATTTAACCGGTGTATTTAATACAGTGAAGGCAGGTATCGATCCATTGAAACAAACAAAAGGATATATCATTACCATTGCAAGTCTTGCAGGTACCAACTTTTTTGAAAACGCATCAGCATACAATGCAAGTAAATTCGGATTGGTTGGATTTACACAGGCTGTGATGCTTGACTTGCGTAAATATGGAATTAAAGTAACTACCATTATGCCCGGCTCTGTTGCTACTTATTTTAATAATCATGTGCCTAATGATGCAGATGCGTGGAAGATACAGCCAGAAGATATTGGCGAATTGGTTATAAATATTCTGCAAATGAACCCACGTACCTTGCCCAGTAAAATTGAAGTACGGCCAAGTATGCCGCCGGGCAAGTAA
- a CDS encoding M28 family peptidase, whose amino-acid sequence MKKYVFLLLGFAAFQSSAQQVKISKSIQQAMNRIDTNTIRSHIAYLADDKLKGRLPGTEGYQMAVDYVVDQYKKMGVAPGGDNGGYTQKLILRRSLLNNKSSVAVLKDANGNIDSLDFAVDYTAIPHPMLTSAAAQGQLVFAGYGVEIPGQYSDYTGIDVKGKIVVLVAGAPDGLISTLTAHFSNAGNKMNTAFTKGAIGAIIINLAVRPSGNVAAAIQSNVAVNPEKTAAYGRAFTGNLKVALNGSKSLLSRLFMHSGKNMEQVLADIKKSKASSFALPYSISVSYNTSHTDFESYNVVGLIPGSDNVLKNEYVVHSAHLDHVGIGRAVNGDSIYNGAHDNASGVASLLEIARIYKTSGAKPKRSVLIVMVTAEEMGLVGSSYFAANPTVPKASIVADVNTDMPTVIAPLLSVVPLGAEHSSIMNNVKFAASYLKLDVEKDPEPEQNRFVRSDQYSFVMNGIPALHIKYGNKTNIPGFDLDAFVKQWRAKYYHQSADGLDGIFNFTAAKTYVQLNFLISYSIAQTTERPKWNAGDLFGAVQQ is encoded by the coding sequence ATGAAAAAGTATGTATTTCTGCTGCTCGGTTTTGCAGCATTCCAAAGTTCTGCACAGCAGGTAAAGATTTCAAAAAGTATTCAACAGGCGATGAACAGGATCGATACCAATACCATCCGTTCACATATTGCCTATCTCGCCGATGATAAATTGAAAGGACGTTTGCCCGGTACCGAAGGTTATCAAATGGCCGTTGATTATGTAGTTGATCAATATAAAAAAATGGGTGTGGCACCCGGTGGCGATAATGGTGGTTACACACAGAAGTTAATCTTACGCCGTTCGTTGCTGAATAATAAATCATCAGTAGCTGTGTTGAAAGATGCAAACGGCAATATTGATTCGCTGGATTTTGCTGTAGACTATACAGCCATTCCACACCCCATGCTTACAAGTGCAGCGGCGCAGGGCCAATTGGTATTTGCAGGTTATGGTGTAGAAATTCCGGGACAATATTCTGACTATACAGGTATAGACGTGAAAGGAAAAATTGTGGTATTGGTTGCTGGTGCACCTGATGGATTGATTTCAACACTCACTGCCCATTTCTCCAATGCGGGCAATAAAATGAACACTGCATTTACCAAAGGAGCAATCGGCGCCATCATTATTAATTTAGCTGTAAGACCTTCTGGCAATGTTGCTGCCGCTATACAATCAAACGTGGCGGTAAATCCTGAGAAGACGGCTGCATATGGGCGGGCATTTACCGGCAACCTGAAAGTTGCATTGAACGGAAGTAAATCTTTATTGAGCCGTTTATTTATGCATTCCGGTAAAAACATGGAACAAGTGTTGGCCGATATTAAAAAATCAAAAGCATCATCCTTTGCATTGCCCTACAGTATTTCCGTTTCGTACAATACTTCGCATACCGATTTTGAAAGTTATAATGTGGTGGGATTAATTCCCGGCAGCGATAACGTATTGAAGAATGAATACGTGGTGCATTCTGCACATCTTGATCATGTGGGTATCGGTCGGGCAGTAAATGGTGATTCTATTTATAACGGCGCACACGACAATGCATCGGGTGTAGCTTCATTGCTGGAGATTGCACGTATCTATAAAACATCAGGCGCAAAACCAAAACGCTCCGTATTGATCGTGATGGTTACTGCTGAAGAAATGGGATTGGTTGGTTCTTCTTATTTCGCTGCAAATCCTACTGTTCCAAAAGCATCGATCGTTGCTGATGTAAATACCGATATGCCAACAGTGATTGCTCCTTTGCTTTCTGTTGTGCCCTTAGGTGCAGAACATAGCAGCATTATGAACAATGTAAAATTTGCTGCTTCGTATTTAAAACTGGATGTAGAAAAAGATCCTGAGCCTGAACAAAACCGTTTTGTGCGTAGTGATCAATACAGTTTCGTGATGAATGGAATTCCCGCCCTGCATATCAAGTATGGCAACAAAACAAACATCCCCGGTTTTGACCTGGATGCCTTTGTAAAACAATGGCGTGCGAAATACTATCACCAGAGTGCCGATGGATTGGATGGGATATTCAACTTCACTGCAGCAAAAACATATGTGCAGTTGAATTTCTTAATCAGTTATTCAATAGCACAAACAACTGAACGGCCGAAGTGGAATGCAGGTGATCTGTTTGGTGCGGTGCAGCAATAA
- a CDS encoding nickel-binding protein, producing the protein MPIYMDLHIVPGVTAKDVAEAHKLDVYLEKDHSCKCMTYWVDELRGHVFCLIDAPSKEKVTELHNKAHGLTPHKIIEVQPNLVESFLGRISDPEEAELTDTGLKLINETSFRIILATKMNDPVLLQQQIGLEKATAMIRQLNTIIRREIANGNGLETENAGSDFIVSFTSAAKAIACAFAIQQALNDNDLKPAGLKMSIHAGQPVAKKEDLFGDTIQLAERLCFIGKPMQISITSTVKELVSKDLLLNKETNLYTLSAQDQNLLHLLFSTLDENFQDPDFNMDEYCSSVAMSKSQLYRKTMALCDMSPNNLLKEYRLEKATELMKRKQPSISDITFDSGFNSPSYFTKCFKKKYGILPMAYLDMLK; encoded by the coding sequence ATGCCCATCTACATGGACCTTCATATTGTTCCCGGCGTTACGGCAAAAGATGTAGCTGAAGCACATAAACTGGATGTGTATCTCGAAAAAGATCATAGCTGTAAATGCATGACCTATTGGGTGGATGAATTAAGGGGACACGTATTTTGTTTGATTGATGCACCTTCCAAAGAAAAAGTAACGGAGCTACATAACAAAGCCCATGGGTTAACACCACATAAGATCATTGAAGTGCAACCTAACCTTGTTGAATCGTTTCTCGGCCGCATCAGCGATCCGGAAGAAGCAGAACTGACAGACACCGGATTAAAGCTGATCAATGAAACATCATTCCGCATTATCCTTGCAACAAAAATGAACGACCCTGTATTGCTGCAACAGCAAATAGGTTTGGAAAAAGCAACTGCAATGATCAGGCAGTTGAATACAATTATAAGGAGGGAGATTGCCAATGGCAATGGTCTTGAAACAGAAAATGCCGGTTCTGATTTTATCGTATCATTTACATCGGCAGCAAAAGCCATTGCGTGCGCCTTTGCTATACAACAGGCACTAAACGATAACGATCTGAAACCTGCAGGGTTGAAAATGAGTATTCATGCCGGTCAGCCTGTTGCAAAAAAAGAAGATCTGTTTGGTGACACCATTCAACTGGCCGAACGTTTATGCTTTATCGGTAAACCTATGCAGATAAGTATTACATCAACAGTAAAAGAACTGGTATCAAAAGATCTGTTGCTGAATAAAGAAACCAATCTTTATACACTGTCGGCTCAGGATCAAAATCTGCTTCACTTATTATTTTCAACGCTCGATGAAAATTTTCAGGATCCTGATTTCAATATGGATGAATACTGCAGTTCAGTTGCCATGAGCAAATCGCAACTGTACAGAAAAACGATGGCGCTTTGCGATATGTCGCCGAACAATTTATTAAAAGAATACCGTCTTGAGAAAGCAACGGAATTGATGAAGCGTAAACAACCAAGCATATCAGACATCACATTCGATTCAGGATTCAACAGTCCCTCCTATTTTACCAAATGTTTCAAAAAGAAATATGGCATTCTGCCGATGGCCTATCTTGACATGCTGAAATAA